The window GCGGTGCGTGGAGGGCGCCTCCCACTTCGGACGGTTCCTGCCCGGCTGGTGGATCATCCCGGACGCGGCGCTGACGCTGCCGTTCCTGCTGCTGTTCCGGCTCACCTGCTACTACTACCGCAAGGCCTACTACCGGTCGTTCTGGCTGTCGCCGCCCGCCTGCGCGGTCCCCGACGGGCACAAGTCCTACGGCGGCGAGACCCGGTTCCCGCTGCTGGGCCAGAACCTGCACCGCTACTTCTTCTACGCCGCCGCGATCATCTCGCTGATCAACACCTGGGACGCGGTCCTGGCCTTCCACTCCCCCAAGGGCTTCGGGTTCGGGCTGGGCAACATCGTCCTGCTCCTGAACGTGGTCATGCTGTGGGCGTACACGATCTCCTGCCACTCGTGCCGGCACATCATCGGCGGGCGGCTCAAGCACTTCTCCAAGCACCCGGTGCGCTACCGGGCCTGGAGCTTCGTCTCCGCCCTGAACGTCCGGCACATGCAGCTCGCCTGGATCACCCTCGGCACGCTGGCCCTGACGGACTTCTACGTCATGGCGGTCGCGGCCGGCTGGTTCAACGACCTGCGGTTCATCAACTAGAGGGCCCCTGACATGACCAACACAACGCGAATCGAACGACACCACTACGACGTCGTCGTGATCGGGGCCGGCGGCGCCGGCCTGCGCGCGGCGATCGAGGCCCGCCTCGCCGGCAAGAAGACCGCGATCATCTCCAAGTCGCTCTTCGGCAAGGCACACACGGTGATGGCCGAGGGCGGCGCCGCCGCCGCGATGGGGAACGTGAACAGCCGGGACAACTGGCAGGTGCACTTCCGCGACACGATGCGCGGCGGCAAGTTCCTCAACAACTTCCGGATGGCCGAGCTGCACGCGAAGGAGTCGCCGCAGCGGATCTGGGAGCTGGAGACGTACGGTGCGCTCTTCGACCGCACCAAGGACGGGAAGATCTCGCAGCGCAACTTCGGTGGCCACGAGTACCCCCGCCTGGCGCACGTCGGCGACCGGACCGGCCTGGAGCTGATCCGCACCCTCCAGCAGAAGATCGTGTCGCTCCAGCAGGAGGACAAGCGCGACCACGGCTCGTACGACGCCCGGATCAAGGTCTTCTCCGAGACCACGATCACCGAGCTGCTGCTCGACGGCGACCGGGTCGCCGGCGCGTTCGGCTACTACCGGGAGTCCGGCGAGTTCGTCCTCTTCGAGGCGCCCGCGGTGGTGCTGGCGACCGGCGGCGTCGGCCGCTCCTACAAGGTCACCTCGAACTCCTGGGAGTACACGGGTGACGGGCACGCGCTCGCGCTGCGGGCCGGCGCGACGCTGATCAACATGGAGTTCCTCCAGTTCCACCCGACCGGCATGGTCTGGCCGCCCTCGGTGAAGGGCATCCTGGTCACCGAGTCGGTGCGCGGCGACGGCGGCGTGCTGAAGAACTCCGACGGCAAGCGGTTCATGTTCGACTACGTCCCCGACGTCTTCCGCAAGCAGTACGCGGAGACCGAGGAGGAGGCGGACCGCTGGTACACCGACCCGGACAACAACCGGCGACCGCCGGAGCTGCTGCCGCGCGACGAGGTGGCCCGGGCGATCAACAGCGAGGTCAAGGCCGGGCGGGGCACGCCGGCGGGCGGCGTCTACCTGGACATCGCCTCCCGCAAGCCGGCGGAGGAGATCCGCCGCCGCCTGCCGTCGATGTACCACCAGTTCAAGGAGCTGGCCGACGTCGACATCACCAAGGAGCCGATGGAGGTCGGGCCGACCTGTCACTACGTGATGGGCGGTGTCGAGGTCGACCCGGACAGCGGGGCCGCGTTCGGCCACGTGCGGGGGCTCTTCGCCGCGGGCGAGGTGTCCGGCGGCATGCACGGCTCCAACCGGCTCGGCGGCAACTCCCTGTCCGACCTGCTGGTGTTCGGCAAGCGCGCGGGCGGCCACGCCGCCACGTACGCCGACAGCCTCCCCGCGCGCCCGAAGGTGGGCGTCGCCGCCGTGGAGGCCGCGGTGGAGACGGCCCTGGCCCCGTTGCAGCGGGACACCGGCGAGAGCCCGTACACCCTCCAGCAGGACCTCCAGGCGGTGATGGGCGACCTGGTCGGCATCATCCGGCGCGAGGGCGAGCTGGTCGACGCGCTGGGCAGGCTGGCGGAGCTGCGGGAGCGGGTGGCGAAGGTCAGCGCGAGCGGCGGCCGGCGCTACAACCCGGGCTGGCACCTGGCGCTCGACCTGCGCAACATGCTGGTGGTCTCGGAGTGCACCGCGAAGGCGGCGCTGGAGCGGCGCGAGTCGCGCGGCGGGCACACCCGGGAGGACCACCCGGCGATGGATCCGGCGTGGCGTCGGGTCAACCTGGTCTGCTCCCTCGACGGCGACGCGGTGCGCCTGGAGCGCAAGCCGCTGCCGAGGATGCGCCCGGAGCTGATCGGCCTCTTCGACCGCGCGGAGCTGGCCAAGTACCTCACGGACGAGGAACTCGCCGAGTTCGACGCCCAGGTCGCCGACGTCGAGACCGAGAAGGAGCGCTGACGCATGGGTAACCAGAACCCCCAGGGGCCCGGGAAGCCGGGCGCGAAGCGCCAGTTCCGCATCTGGCGCGGCGACGAGAACGGCGGCGACCTCCAGGACTACATGGTGGAGGTCAACGAGGGCGAGGTGGTCCTCGACGTCATCCACCGGCTCCAGGCGACCGACGCCCCCGACCTGGCCTGCCGCTGGAACTGCAAGGCCGGCAAGTGCGGCTCCTGCTCGATGGAGATCAACGGCAAGCCGCGGCTGAGCTGCATGACCCGGATGTCCACCTTCACGGAGGACGAGACGGTCACGGTCACCCCGCTGCGCACCTTCCCGGTGATCCGGGACCTGGTCACCGACGTCTCGTTCAACTACGAGAAGGCGCGGGAGACGCCGGCGTTCGCGCCGCCGGCCGACCTGGCGCCCGGCGAGTACCGGATGCAGCAGGTCGACGTGGAGCGCTCGCAGGAGTTCCGCAAGTGCATCGAGTGCTTCCTGTGCCAGAACGTCTGCCACGTGATCCGGGACCACGAGGAGAACAAGCAGGCGTTCTCGGGGCCGCGGTACTTCATCCGGGCGGCCGAGCTGGACATGCACCCGCTGGACGCGAAGAGCGACCGCAAGGAGTACGCGCAGGCCGAGCAGGGTCTCGGATTCTGCAACATCACCAAGTGCTGCACCGAGGTCTGCCCCGAGCACATCAAGATCACCGACAACGGGATCATCCCCATGAAGGAACGGGTCGTCGACCGCAGGTACGATCCCCTCGTGTGGCTTGGTAGCAAGATCTTCCGGAGGGGTCAGGTGCCTCAGACCATCGTGACCAGCGAACACGCCAGCGGCGCGGTCCGCGGCAGCGCCGCCCACGGGGGCGTGCACTCGCACGCGGGCGGCTCCCACGACCCGCGGGCCGAGGTGCAGGCGCAGCGCGGCGTCAACTGGGACCGCGAGGTGCCGAGGCCGACCGCGCCCGCCGTCGACGACCACGGCAGGCTGCCGCTGACGGAGCTCACCTTCGACCGGGCGGCGGCGCCGTCGCCGTTCGGCGACGACGTGACCTTCCCGCTGCCGCCGGAGCACCTGAACTTCGCCCACCCGGAGCAGGACAAGCACTGACGTGCGCTGACGACGACGGGGGCCGCGGCTGATGCCGCCGGCCCCCGTCCTCTTTCGGCCCGGATGTCCGCTTCCGCTCAGGCGGCGGCCAGGATGGGCCGGAGGGCCGCGACGATGGGTGCGTCGGCCGGGAGCCAGGTGACGGTGTCCAACTCGTCGGCGGAGAGCCAGCGCAGCGCCGAGTGTTCGAGGGCCTGCGGCTGGTCGTCGTGCAGCAGGCGGGCCGCGTACACCTTGAGCACCGAGCGGCCGTGGGCCATCCGGACGTTGCGGCCCACCCGGTCGCCGATCTCCACGCGTACGGCCAACTCCTCGGCGCACTCGCGGGCGAGCGCGGCGGTCTCGCTCTCGCCCGGCTCCACCTTGCCGCCGGGAAACTCCCACATGCCCGCCACCTCGGGCGGGGCGGAGCGGGCGCAGGCGAGCACCCGGCCGTCCCTGATGATCGCCGCCCCGACGATCACCCTGAGGTCCCGTCGCTCGGCCTGCCCGCCGCCATTCGCCCGTTCGGTCCGCACGGGCGTCCAGCGTGCCAGATCAATCGGCGGTTTGGGTAGCGTGGCCGACCGTCAGGGCAGGAGAACCCGGAAGTGTGGGCGTGGACACACCCAGCATGCGAGGACAGACTAGAAGGCACCGACAAGACACGGGACGGCGACGATTTGGCCACAAGCCGGCAACGGCGCCTGGGAGGTGCGGTGATGCGCGCGCTGTTCAGCAGTCGATCCAAGCACGACTACCTCGACGACGCTCTCACCCTGCTCCCCGGCTGGATCCGCGAGGGTGAGCAGATCCGACGCACCCTCGTCATCGACGACTCGCAGCACGCCGCCCTCACCGAGCGGGTGAAGGTGGTCGCCGACGCGCTGCACCTGCGTCCGGAGATCAGCCGCCTGGCCGACCAGACCCGCATCCGGGTGGGACACGGCAACGCGCCGCTGACCGAGGGGGAGGTCCTGCTGGCCGCCCGCATCGAGGACGCCTACCGCGCGGTCACCCAGCCCTGACCCCGTTCCGCCCGGGGCGTCGGCCCGGGGCGTCGGCCGCTCAGGCGGCGTCCTGGGGATACCAGCGCAGCTCGACGGAGTTGCCGTCCGGATCCCGCACGTAGAGCGAGGTGGCGCTGCCCCGCGCGCCGAACCGGCCCACCGGCCCCTCGATCACCGCGAAGGCACCCGACGCGACGACCTCCGCCCAGTCCAGCGGCTCCACCACCAGACAGAAGTGGTCGACGTTGGATTCGCCCCGGTCCCGGCGCACGAGGTCGATGATGGTCCCCGCGTCGACCCGTACCGAGGGGAACGGGACCGCGCCGGCCCGCCACTGGTCGACCCGCACCGGGGCCAGGCCGAGCAGCCCGCAGTAGAAGTCCAGCGCGCGCTCCACGTCGGTCACGTTGAGCACCAGGTGGTCGAAGCCCGTGACCCGTACCGCGCTCACCTGACCTCCAGAGCGTGGGCCTGGCGCAGCCAGTCGGTGAACAGGGCGGGGTCGACGTCGGCGAGGGTGCGCAGCTTGACGGAGGCCATCTGCCGGGCGCCGGCGACCAGCCGCCCCGACGGGTCGGTGACCTCGCCACCACGCCACAGCCCGAAGGTGACGTACGAGCCGTACGCCTTCACGAGGCAGACGGGGCGCCGACCCGGCCGGTCGCCGAGGCCCCAGACCGGGTGTCCGTGCCACACCGCCCCGTTCGCCCCCGGCAGGGCCGCCTCGATGACGGGGCGTAGCTTCTCGCCGATCTCCCGCAGCGGGGCGTCGAGATCGGCCAGGTAGTCGGTGACTGTCGTCGTTTCCATGCCCCTCACGATCCGCCGGCCGGCGACGCCGACCAAGACGCGATCGCACTACCATCGTTGAGCCGGAGTCAACGATGGGGCGGGACGTGCTGGAACGACACGAGCTGGAGACCTTCCTGACCCTCGCCGAGGAGTTGCACTTCGGCCGGACGGCGGAGCGCCTGCGGGTGACCACCGGGCGGATCAGCCAGGTGGTCAGGAAGTTGGAACGCCGCGTCGGCGCCCCGCTCTTCACCCGTACCAGCCGGGTCGTCCAGCTCACCCCGATCGGGCGGCAACTCGCCGAGGACCTGGCGCCGCTGGTCGCCGGCATCGACGACGCCGTACGCCGGGCCGTCGACGCGGGACGGGGCGTGACCGGGCGGCTGCGGGTCGCCTTCCTCGGCGAGTGGACCGCCCCGACGCTGCTCAAGGCCGTCGCCCTGTTCTCGCAGCGCCACCCAGACTGCCAGGTCGAGGTGCGGGAGGTGCAGCTCTTCAACTCCCGGCAGAGCCTGCTCGACGGTTCCGTCGACGTCCTGATGGCCGCGTATCCCTTCGACGGGATGGCCTGCGGTCCGGCGCTGCTGGAGGAGCGACGGTTGCTCGCGGTGACCGCCGGGCACCCGTTGACCCGGGAGGCGTCGGTCTCCCTGGAGACGCTCGGCGACCACCCGGTGGTGCAGTACCCGGCCGTGACCTCGGCGGAGTTCAAGCGCGACCGCACCCCCGAGCGGACCCCGTCGGGGCGGCCGGTGCCGAAGGGGCCGGCGGGCAACACGTTCTCGGAGATGCTGACGCTGGTCGCGATGGGGCGGGGGGTGCTGCCGGTGGGCGAGCACACGCGCCGCTACTACCCGCGCCCCGACGTGGCGTACGTACCGATCCGGGACGCGCCACCGATCCGGCGGGGCCTGGTCTGGCGGGAGAGCAACGGCACGGCCCGGGTCCACGAGTTCGTGCGGGCCGCGACCGACGCGAACACGACCTGACGGGGCCCGCCCGGACTGGCATGATCGACGCCGATGAGGCACGGAGAGTTCCGCCATCCACGGCTGGTCGAGGTCTACGACGCCGAGTGCCCCTGGTCGCGCGACGACGACTGGTTCCTCGCCGTCGTCGGCGAGACGCCCGGCGTACGGGTCATCGACCTGGGCTGCGGCACCGGGCGGCTCACCCTCGCCCTGGCCGAGGCCGGCCACACCGTCACCGGCGTCGACCCGGCCGGCGCGTCGCTGGACGCCGCCCGCGCCAAGCCGGGCGCCGAGCGGGTGACCTGGGTCGAGGGCACCTCGGCCGTACTGCCGGACCGGTCGTCCGACGTGGCGGTGCTGACCAGCCATGTCGCGCAGTTCCTCGTGGACGACGACGAGTGGGCGCGTACGCTCGCCGACCTGGCCCGGGCGCTGGTGCCCGGCGGCCGGCTGGCGTTCGACTCGCGCGACCCGGCGGACCGGCGGTGGGAACGCTGGAACCCGGTCGACTCGCGGCGACGGATCACGCTGCCCGGCGGCGAGGTGGTCCGGGCGTGGACGGAGGTCCACACGGTGGCCGGCGGGCGGGTCGACTTCACCCACCACTACCTCTTCGGCGACGGCGAGGAGTTGCTCAGCTCGGCCACCCTGCGTTTCCGCACGGAGGAGGAGCTGCGCGGTTCGCTGCGGACCGCCGGCTTCGCCGTGGACCGGATCCACGGCGGCTGGGGCGGGGAGCCGGTGGGCCGGGGTGACGGCGAGTTCCTCGTCCTCGCCCGCCGGCAGTGATCTTCGGTTGGCGCGCGCGGCCTACCGTGGGGGCATGGCGAACGCGACGTACGACCGCAAGGAGCAGTTCCAGCAGATCCAGAGCGGCCTGCTCCACGGAGAACAGATCATCGCCGTCTACGACGCCGTCGGCACCGGCACCGGCTTCATCGGCCTGACCGATCGGCGCGTCATCATCCAGGACCGCTCCTTCGTCGGTAAGCGGTACGCCATCACCAGCATCCCGTACTCGAAGATCACCAGCGTCAGCGTGGTCAGCAACAAGTCGTGGGGCGGCTCGTTCTTCTCCACCGGGGCCATCGCGATCCACGTCGGCACGCACACCTACGAGGTGGAGTTCCGGGGCGCCGACAAGAGCCACCACGTGCACAACGTGATCCTGCACCACATCAGCTGAGCTGGTCGGCGCGCTCCAGCAGGGCGCGGCGCTCCGCCCCGCGGTGGGCGTCGGCGGCCCGCCGGAACAGCGCGGCGGCCCGCTCGCGGTCGCCCTGCCGGGCGGTCAGCTCCGCCTCCGCGGCGACGGCGAGCGGGTAGCCGTCCAGCGCCCCGCCGGCCCGGGCGGCGGCCAGCAGCGCCAGCCCCGCCGCCGGCCCGTACGCGTAACCGTGCGCGACGGCGCGGTTCAGCTCGACCACCGGCGACGGCTGCCACCCGGCGAGCCGGTCGTATGCCTCGGCGATCGCGCCCCAGTCGGTGGCCTCGGCGGACGCGGCGGTGGCGTGGCAGGCGGCGATCCGGGCCTGGAGGGCGTACGGGCCGTCCGCCGGGACCCGCGCGAGGATGCCGACGCCCTCGGCGATCGCGGCGTGGTCCCAGCGGGCGCGGTCCTGCCGGTCGAGGGTGAGCAGGTTGCCGTCGCGGTCGCGGCGGGCGGCGCGCCGGGAGTGCTGGAGGAGGAAGAGGGCCAGCTGGGCGGCCACCTCGGGCTGGCCCGGCATCAGCCGGTCGAGCAGCCGGGCCAGGCGGATCGCCTCGTCGGCGAAGGCGGGCTCGCCGTCGGCGTCGTAGCCCCGGGTGAAGAGCAGGTACAGCACGGCGAGGACGCCGGGGAGCCGCTCCGCGAGCATCGGGCCGGTCGGCACCCGGTACGGGATGCCGGCGGCGGCGATCTTCGCCTTGGCCCGGGTGAGCCGCCGGGTCATGGTCGACTCGGTGACCAGGAAGGCCCGCGCGATGTCGGCGGTCGACACCCCGCAGACCGTACGCAGCGTCAGGGCGACCCGCGCCTCCAGCGCCAGGGCCGGGTGGCAGCAGGTGAAGACGAGCCGCAGCCGGTCGTCCACGATCTCCCCCTCCCCCGCCGTTCCCGGCTCGGGCTCCGCTCCGGTCAGCGTGAGGACTGCCAGCTCACGCAGCTTGCGCCGCTCGACCGAGGAGCGCCGGAGCACGTCGATCGCGCGGTTGCGGGCCGCCGTCATCAGCCAGCCGCCCGGGTTGGCGGGCACGCCCTCCACCGGCCATCGGGCCAGCGCGAGCGCCGACGCCTCCTGGGCGCAGTCCTCGGCCAGGGTCCAGTCGCCGGTGACCCGGATCAGCGTCGCGACGATCCGGGCGTACGACCCGGTGCTCGCGGTGGCGACGGCGTCGGCCACCGCGAGCCGGTCGGTGGGGCCGTCAGCCACCCAGGCTGACGATCGGACGTAGTTCGAGCCGGCCCTCGCGCGCCATCGGGTGGGCGCGCGCCACCTCGATCGCCTCGTCCAGGTCGGCGCACTCCAGCAGGTCGAAGCCCACGATGACCTCCTTCGTCTCGGCGAACGGGCCGTCGGAGACCAGCAACTCCCCGTTGCGGACGCGGACCGTGGTGGCCGCCGTCGTCTCCGCGAGGGCGTCGCCCGTCAGCCGCCGGCCCCGGGCGTCGTTCTCCGCCACCCACGCCTCGATGTCCGGCCAGTCGGCCCGGTCGGTGTCCGGCTCGCTGTCGGTGCAGACGAACATCAGGTATTTCATGTCGCTCCTCGATGTCGGGTACTCACCAGGGTGACGAACGGGCGACCCGGTTCCGGACGACGTGCGACCGGCGGTCTCAGAATCTCGCGGGGCGGCGGGTGCACGGACCGTCGTGGTCGGCCCGCAGCAGGCAGCGCCGGCCCTCGGGCAGCAGCGTGTCACAGAAGACCCGGTGCCGCAGGTGCTGCGCGTCCTCGGCGGAGACCGTCGTCTCGCCGGGGTCGGTCTGCGCGAGCACGCTCGCCCACCGCGCCACGACCCGAGCCAGGCGTACGGCGGAGAGCAGGTCCCTCGTGACGACCGGCAGGTGGATGACGAAACGCTCCCGGGCGGCTCTCATCGGCAACGACTTCCGATCGACGGGTAGGTGGGGCACATGGCGGCCTGCCTCTCTGCCGGAGGGAACCAGAGCGTTTCCGTCCGGGCACGGACGGTGACAGCGAGACTAGCGAAGCAACGACCGTCCATCAAGGGCATGTAGCCATATAGCCACAAGTTGTCATGGCGACGAGGGCACAAGGCTTGGGGCATGACCATCGATCCGCGTTCGCACACGCCGGTCTACGTCCAGCTGGCCGACCTGTTGCGTCACCAGATCGAGTCGGGACAGCTACCCACCGGCTCCATCCTGAGCAGCGAGGCCAGGCTCACCCAGGAGCACGGCATCGGGCGTGACGCCGTCCGCATGGCGATCGGCATCCTGCGGTCCGAAGGACTGGTCAGCACGAGCCGACGCGGCACCCGGGTGCGGGAGACCCCACGACGCGAACCCGTGGAACTCGCTCCCGGCGCAACGGTGGTCGCGCGGATGCCCACGGGCGAGGAGCGGCGGAGCATGCAACTCGACGAGGGCGTGCCGGTGCTGGAGGTTCGCCACCCGGAGGGCACCACGGAGGTGCTGGCCGGCGACCAGGTCAAACTGACCCGCCCCACCGGCTGACCCACCAACCCCCGACGCGCGGCCGCGCGTCCTGCCACGCCGGCCGGGACGTCCCGCAGCGCCGCGACGCCGAGCAGCGAGTGGAACACCACGTGCGTCAAAGCGCCTGTTTGACACCCATGGGTTCCACTCGTCCCGGCGGCGTTGGGCTATCGGGGCAGTCGGCAACGTCGTGGGCGTTGGCTCGGGCACCGGCCGAACCCCGACCGGCACCTGGCGCCGCGGAGCGGGTCGGTGGCGGCAGCGGTCACTGCTGGTCTAGCAGGAACGGTGTGTCCGGGCAGCTCAGGCACACGAAGATGCGCAGCGCGCCGTGCCGGCCGACGACGACCTCGGTCGGCTCGTACGGGTCGTGGTCGGGCTGGCCGTCCGTCCGCATCGGCTGCCACCGGCCGGCGCCCCGCTCCGAGGAGGCGACGACGAGGGCCAGCGTGGTGGGGCCGGCGCAGCGGGGGCACGGCGTCGGGCGCAGGTCGGTGAGGCTCCAGTCGGCGTAGCCGCCGACCTTCCAGCCGGGTGCCATGAGGGTGTCGACGTAGTTGTCGTCGTCGTACTCGCCCTCCTTGTCCTGCTCGTCGACCAGTGTCCGCAGGGCCTCCGGCAGTTCCTGCGGGTACGGGTACTCGACGACCTGCTCCGGGTGCAGCCGGCACGGCCGGGGCACGTACTCGTCGTTCCCGATCTCGCCGCGCGGCGGCTGGCCGAGGAGATCGGTCAGGTCCGCCTCCCGCCGCCAGCGCAGCTCCACCGTCGGCCCCCACGGGCCCTCGGCGTGCTCGAACGGGCACCACAACACCTGTAACAGGTCCGCCCCGCCGGGGCGCGGCAGGTCGGGGACGTCCTGCGCGCGCAGTTGCGCCAGTGGGACCATCGGGTTCGGCGCGGGGTGCGGTCGTGGCACGTACCGGTAGCCGACGACCGGGCCGCCATCGCGCGAGCCCCAGCCGGTGAAGCCCGGGCCGACCAGGGTGGCGATCTCCCGGTGCAGCTCGACCTCGCCCTCGGCCAGGACGTGCGACTGCGTGCGCCGACGCTCCGCCGCCCGCATCCGCTCCACCAGCTCGGCCGGGACCGGCACCTCCTCGTGCACCATGTGCGGCGCCTCGCAGGTGGGCCAGGGCTCGTCGGCCGGCCAGAGCAGCGGCCCGCCGACGTGGCTCCCGGCGGCCGTGACCGCCCCGGGGCGCGGGTGCAGGCGGGTCGCCGTGCGGCCCCACTTCTCCAGGCCGGGGTAGCGGGCGAGCACGTCGGGCGGGAGGGGCGGGGTGATCATGGCGAGATCGTAGGCGGTCGACGGTTCCCGATCAGCCGCCGCCGACGACGTCGCAGGGGTGGGTGTCGCCCGGGTCGTACGGCGTGTCCGCCAACTCGACGGCCTGGGAGTGCTCCAGGGCGAAGTAGACGTGGGCGCAGCGCGACTCCACCGTGACCGCGTCGCCCGCCTCGATCGTCAGCTCGGTCCGCTCGCCGGAGTCCAGGTCGCGGAACACCGCCCGGAGCCGCCCGCTGATCACGTACAGCGTCTCCGTCTTGTGGGCGTGGTAGTGGTTGCCGCGCGGCCGGGCGGCATCCGGCCGGAACTCCAGGTACGCCAGGAAGCGGTAGGTGCCGCCGTTGACGATCTGGGCCAGCTCGCCGGCCGGCGACTGGATCCGACCGCCACCTTCCGGGATCGGCGGTGACGTCACCGGAAGCCGGCGGAGGCGTACCTTCTGCACCGCCCGATCGTAGGTCCGACCCGGCGCCGCCCGGCCCGCGACGCGCGCAACCCGCACCGGCGGCGTCAGCGGTGCCGCCTGCCCAGCCGCCAGCCCGCCGCCGTCCAGCACGCCCCCCAGAGCAGGAAGAACGGCGACCACAGCAGCAGGTCCCACCACGCCAGGTCGCGTGCCAGGGCGGCGTGCCCGACCGGCGGCGGCCGGACGCCGGTCAGCAGCAGCGCGTCACCGATGAGGCCGTGCCCCAGCACCCCGACCGACCGGGCGATCATCAGGATGCCGAGCGTCCAGGTGACCGCCAGC is drawn from Micromonospora sp. NBC_01740 and contains these coding sequences:
- a CDS encoding fumarate reductase/succinate dehydrogenase flavoprotein subunit; translated protein: MTNTTRIERHHYDVVVIGAGGAGLRAAIEARLAGKKTAIISKSLFGKAHTVMAEGGAAAAMGNVNSRDNWQVHFRDTMRGGKFLNNFRMAELHAKESPQRIWELETYGALFDRTKDGKISQRNFGGHEYPRLAHVGDRTGLELIRTLQQKIVSLQQEDKRDHGSYDARIKVFSETTITELLLDGDRVAGAFGYYRESGEFVLFEAPAVVLATGGVGRSYKVTSNSWEYTGDGHALALRAGATLINMEFLQFHPTGMVWPPSVKGILVTESVRGDGGVLKNSDGKRFMFDYVPDVFRKQYAETEEEADRWYTDPDNNRRPPELLPRDEVARAINSEVKAGRGTPAGGVYLDIASRKPAEEIRRRLPSMYHQFKELADVDITKEPMEVGPTCHYVMGGVEVDPDSGAAFGHVRGLFAAGEVSGGMHGSNRLGGNSLSDLLVFGKRAGGHAATYADSLPARPKVGVAAVEAAVETALAPLQRDTGESPYTLQQDLQAVMGDLVGIIRREGELVDALGRLAELRERVAKVSASGGRRYNPGWHLALDLRNMLVVSECTAKAALERRESRGGHTREDHPAMDPAWRRVNLVCSLDGDAVRLERKPLPRMRPELIGLFDRAELAKYLTDEELAEFDAQVADVETEKER
- a CDS encoding succinate dehydrogenase/fumarate reductase iron-sulfur subunit, with the translated sequence MGNQNPQGPGKPGAKRQFRIWRGDENGGDLQDYMVEVNEGEVVLDVIHRLQATDAPDLACRWNCKAGKCGSCSMEINGKPRLSCMTRMSTFTEDETVTVTPLRTFPVIRDLVTDVSFNYEKARETPAFAPPADLAPGEYRMQQVDVERSQEFRKCIECFLCQNVCHVIRDHEENKQAFSGPRYFIRAAELDMHPLDAKSDRKEYAQAEQGLGFCNITKCCTEVCPEHIKITDNGIIPMKERVVDRRYDPLVWLGSKIFRRGQVPQTIVTSEHASGAVRGSAAHGGVHSHAGGSHDPRAEVQAQRGVNWDREVPRPTAPAVDDHGRLPLTELTFDRAAAPSPFGDDVTFPLPPEHLNFAHPEQDKH
- a CDS encoding (deoxy)nucleoside triphosphate pyrophosphohydrolase, with the translated sequence MRTERANGGGQAERRDLRVIVGAAIIRDGRVLACARSAPPEVAGMWEFPGGKVEPGESETAALARECAEELAVRVEIGDRVGRNVRMAHGRSVLKVYAARLLHDDQPQALEHSALRWLSADELDTVTWLPADAPIVAALRPILAAA
- a CDS encoding 4a-hydroxytetrahydrobiopterin dehydratase yields the protein MRALFSSRSKHDYLDDALTLLPGWIREGEQIRRTLVIDDSQHAALTERVKVVADALHLRPEISRLADQTRIRVGHGNAPLTEGEVLLAARIEDAYRAVTQP
- a CDS encoding VOC family protein — its product is MSAVRVTGFDHLVLNVTDVERALDFYCGLLGLAPVRVDQWRAGAVPFPSVRVDAGTIIDLVRRDRGESNVDHFCLVVEPLDWAEVVASGAFAVIEGPVGRFGARGSATSLYVRDPDGNSVELRWYPQDAA
- a CDS encoding DUF1801 domain-containing protein encodes the protein METTTVTDYLADLDAPLREIGEKLRPVIEAALPGANGAVWHGHPVWGLGDRPGRRPVCLVKAYGSYVTFGLWRGGEVTDPSGRLVAGARQMASVKLRTLADVDPALFTDWLRQAHALEVR
- a CDS encoding LysR family transcriptional regulator, giving the protein MLERHELETFLTLAEELHFGRTAERLRVTTGRISQVVRKLERRVGAPLFTRTSRVVQLTPIGRQLAEDLAPLVAGIDDAVRRAVDAGRGVTGRLRVAFLGEWTAPTLLKAVALFSQRHPDCQVEVREVQLFNSRQSLLDGSVDVLMAAYPFDGMACGPALLEERRLLAVTAGHPLTREASVSLETLGDHPVVQYPAVTSAEFKRDRTPERTPSGRPVPKGPAGNTFSEMLTLVAMGRGVLPVGEHTRRYYPRPDVAYVPIRDAPPIRRGLVWRESNGTARVHEFVRAATDANTT
- a CDS encoding class I SAM-dependent methyltransferase — encoded protein: MRHGEFRHPRLVEVYDAECPWSRDDDWFLAVVGETPGVRVIDLGCGTGRLTLALAEAGHTVTGVDPAGASLDAARAKPGAERVTWVEGTSAVLPDRSSDVAVLTSHVAQFLVDDDEWARTLADLARALVPGGRLAFDSRDPADRRWERWNPVDSRRRITLPGGEVVRAWTEVHTVAGGRVDFTHHYLFGDGEELLSSATLRFRTEEELRGSLRTAGFAVDRIHGGWGGEPVGRGDGEFLVLARRQ
- a CDS encoding PH domain-containing protein, which translates into the protein MANATYDRKEQFQQIQSGLLHGEQIIAVYDAVGTGTGFIGLTDRRVIIQDRSFVGKRYAITSIPYSKITSVSVVSNKSWGGSFFSTGAIAIHVGTHTYEVEFRGADKSHHVHNVILHHIS
- a CDS encoding RNA polymerase sigma factor encodes the protein MADGPTDRLAVADAVATASTGSYARIVATLIRVTGDWTLAEDCAQEASALALARWPVEGVPANPGGWLMTAARNRAIDVLRRSSVERRKLRELAVLTLTGAEPEPGTAGEGEIVDDRLRLVFTCCHPALALEARVALTLRTVCGVSTADIARAFLVTESTMTRRLTRAKAKIAAAGIPYRVPTGPMLAERLPGVLAVLYLLFTRGYDADGEPAFADEAIRLARLLDRLMPGQPEVAAQLALFLLQHSRRAARRDRDGNLLTLDRQDRARWDHAAIAEGVGILARVPADGPYALQARIAACHATAASAEATDWGAIAEAYDRLAGWQPSPVVELNRAVAHGYAYGPAAGLALLAAARAGGALDGYPLAVAAEAELTARQGDRERAAALFRRAADAHRGAERRALLERADQLS
- a CDS encoding YciI family protein — translated: MKYLMFVCTDSEPDTDRADWPDIEAWVAENDARGRRLTGDALAETTAATTVRVRNGELLVSDGPFAETKEVIVGFDLLECADLDEAIEVARAHPMAREGRLELRPIVSLGG
- a CDS encoding winged helix-turn-helix domain-containing protein; the protein is MTIDPRSHTPVYVQLADLLRHQIESGQLPTGSILSSEARLTQEHGIGRDAVRMAIGILRSEGLVSTSRRGTRVRETPRREPVELAPGATVVARMPTGEERRSMQLDEGVPVLEVRHPEGTTEVLAGDQVKLTRPTG
- a CDS encoding cupin domain-containing protein; protein product: MQKVRLRRLPVTSPPIPEGGGRIQSPAGELAQIVNGGTYRFLAYLEFRPDAARPRGNHYHAHKTETLYVISGRLRAVFRDLDSGERTELTIEAGDAVTVESRCAHVYFALEHSQAVELADTPYDPGDTHPCDVVGGG